The following are encoded together in the Jaculus jaculus isolate mJacJac1 chromosome 3, mJacJac1.mat.Y.cur, whole genome shotgun sequence genome:
- the Hddc3 gene encoding guanosine-3',5'-bis(diphosphate) 3'-pyrophosphohydrolase MESH1: MDSEAAQLLEAADFAARKHRQQRRKDPEGTPYINHPIGVARILTHEAGITDIVVLQAALLHDTVEDTDTTLDEVEMHFGTEVRRLVEEVTDDKTLPKLERKRQQVEQAPHSSPGAKLVKLADKLYNLRDLNRCTPEGWSEHRVQEYFEWAAQVVKGLQGTNQQLEEALKQLFKERGLTL, encoded by the exons ATGGATTCCGAGGCCGCGCAGCTACTGGAGGCTGCGGACTTCGCGGCTCGCAAGCACCGACAACAACGACGGAAGGATCCCGAAGGGACTCCCTACATCAACCACCCCATCG GTGTGGCCCGGATCCTAACCCATGAGGCGGGAATCACTGACATTGTGGTGTTACAG GCGGCCCTGCTCCATGACACTGTGGAAGACACAGACACCACCCTGGATGAGGTGGAGATGCACTTTGGGACAGAGGTGCGGCGCCTGGTGGAGGAAGTAACGGATGACAAGACTCTACCCAAACTTGAGAGGAAGCGACAACAGGTAGAACAGGCGCCTCACAGCAGCCCAGGGGCCAAACTGGTGAAGCTGGCAGACAAGCTGTACAATCTGAGGGACCTAAATCGCTGCACCCCTGAGG GATGGTCAGAACATCGTGTCCAGGAATACTTCGAGTGGGCAGCACAGGTGGTGAAGGGGCTTCAAGGGACAAACCAGCAACTGGAAGAGGCATTAAAGCAGCTGTTCAAGGAGCGAGGGCTGACGCTCTAA